A window from Jannaschia sp. S6380 encodes these proteins:
- a CDS encoding glycosyltransferase family 4 protein, with amino-acid sequence MTEIVVTNMNPRYTGVSSTAARLIPVQARDYEVALAGHALPGCPLPVTLAEARRLTRVPPPGRPFAIWHVRRNNEMRAALWARDVLRLPIRIVFTTAGTHRHSAFPRWLMRRMDALIATIPAAAEGKPHVRAVVPHGVDCTVWHPAADRAAAWAATGFPGRRGVAAVGRVRMSKGTDRFVETMLRVLPKHPDVTALVLGLARPKDEAWLDSLKAKAHAAGLADRLLFPGEVGPDAMPALIRACSLTVPLPRYEPYGVTPLEGMASGVPFVGSPTGDFRTFSEGGAGIVVEEANLVADAAAAVDALLSDAARLEAMSVAARAKAVAVHSIEAEAAGIAGVYEALWSEGRSARDFSAS; translated from the coding sequence ATGACCGAGATCGTCGTCACCAACATGAACCCGCGCTATACCGGCGTGTCGTCGACGGCGGCGCGGCTGATCCCGGTCCAGGCGCGCGACTACGAAGTGGCGCTCGCGGGCCATGCCCTGCCGGGATGCCCGCTGCCCGTCACCCTGGCTGAGGCGCGCCGCCTGACGCGGGTACCGCCGCCGGGCCGGCCCTTCGCGATCTGGCACGTGCGCCGCAACAACGAGATGCGCGCGGCGCTCTGGGCACGGGACGTGCTACGCCTGCCAATCCGGATCGTGTTCACGACCGCCGGGACGCATCGGCACTCGGCCTTTCCCCGCTGGCTGATGCGGCGGATGGATGCGCTGATCGCGACGATCCCGGCAGCGGCCGAAGGCAAGCCGCATGTCCGCGCCGTCGTGCCCCACGGGGTGGATTGCACCGTCTGGCATCCGGCCGCGGACCGCGCCGCCGCCTGGGCCGCGACCGGGTTTCCGGGGCGCCGCGGGGTGGCGGCCGTGGGGCGGGTGCGGATGTCGAAGGGAACGGATCGCTTCGTCGAGACGATGCTGCGGGTGCTGCCGAAACATCCCGACGTGACCGCGCTCGTGCTGGGTCTGGCGCGGCCGAAGGACGAGGCCTGGCTGGACTCGTTGAAGGCGAAGGCGCATGCGGCGGGGTTGGCGGACCGCCTCCTGTTCCCGGGCGAGGTCGGACCGGACGCGATGCCCGCCCTGATCCGGGCGTGTTCGTTGACGGTGCCGCTGCCGCGATACGAGCCCTATGGCGTCACGCCGCTTGAGGGGATGGCCTCGGGCGTGCCGTTCGTGGGATCGCCGACCGGGGATTTCCGCACGTTCTCCGAAGGCGGTGCCGGGATCGTGGTCGAGGAGGCGAACCTGGTCGCGGACGCGGCGGCGGCCGTCGACGCGCTGTTGTCGGATGCCGCGCGGCTGGAGGCGATGTCGGTGGCGGCACGCGCGAAAGCGGTGGCGGTGCATTCGATCGAGGCGGAGGCGGCGGGGATCGCCGGCGTCTACGAGGCGCTCTGGTCGGAGGGCCGGAGCGCGCGGGACTTCAGCGCGTCGTAG
- a CDS encoding HAD family hydrolase, which produces MRIIAWSGPRNLSTAMMYSFGNRPDFEVMDEPFYAAYLAATGLDHPMRDAVLASQPTDPAAVADGCRRGGNPHLYQKQMAHHMLPSFPLGWAEGAVHLHLIRHPARVIASYGAKRETATEADIGFAAQATLYDRFGGVVLDTADIRNNPRGMLGKLCAEIGLDWSNAMLEWPAGGHASDGVWAAHWYGAVHRSTGFAGPEGPLPQVDRDDLLAAALPFYDALKSRALRPSDQSAS; this is translated from the coding sequence ATGCGCATCATCGCCTGGTCCGGCCCTCGCAACCTGTCCACCGCGATGATGTACTCCTTCGGCAACCGTCCGGATTTCGAAGTCATGGACGAACCGTTCTACGCCGCCTACCTGGCCGCCACCGGCCTCGACCATCCGATGCGCGACGCCGTCCTGGCCAGCCAGCCGACCGATCCCGCCGCGGTCGCGGACGGATGCCGGCGCGGGGGAAACCCCCATCTCTACCAAAAGCAGATGGCCCATCACATGCTGCCGTCCTTCCCGCTCGGTTGGGCCGAGGGCGCGGTGCACCTGCATCTTATCCGCCATCCTGCCCGGGTCATCGCCAGCTACGGCGCCAAGCGCGAAACGGCGACCGAGGCCGATATCGGCTTCGCCGCGCAGGCCACGCTCTATGACCGCTTCGGCGGCGTCGTCCTCGATACCGCCGACATCCGAAATAACCCACGGGGAATGCTCGGAAAACTCTGCGCCGAAATTGGACTGGACTGGTCGAACGCGATGCTGGAATGGCCCGCGGGCGGTCATGCCTCCGACGGGGTCTGGGCCGCGCATTGGTACGGCGCGGTCCACAGATCCACGGGCTTCGCCGGCCCCGAAGGCCCCTTGCCGCAGGTCGATCGCGACGACCTGCTGGCCGCCGCGCTGCCCTTCTACGACGCGCTGAAGTCCCGCGCGCTCCGGCCCTCCGACCAGAGCGCCTCGTAG
- a CDS encoding alcohol dehydrogenase catalytic domain-containing protein, translating into MQAITFPERGRVAFGPRDRRVAGDGEAVIRVMASGLCHTDFEVLKANYGTGAFPVTPGHEFAGIVTQVGPGVDGLTEGDRVVVDPNIECGRCRACRRGHAHLCETLGAYGVTRDGGFAEFCILRAGALHPIGDLPFGRAALAEPMGCVLNALGAVHDAKVERALIFGAGPMGLLMALAMHMRGTADITFVDTDEARVELARGFGFAALAADAGELTAHRRAADLAIDATGVPAVAAGLTDYVADGGGALYFGICPVEGRIEISPFEVFRRQLTLAGTHSLNHNIPDALRAIDACGEPLDRIVSHRLPLAEMHPILSGGPPRGSLKIQAVAD; encoded by the coding sequence ATGCAGGCGATCACCTTCCCCGAACGTGGACGCGTCGCGTTCGGCCCCCGCGACCGGCGCGTTGCGGGCGACGGCGAGGCCGTGATCCGCGTGATGGCCAGCGGGCTTTGCCATACCGATTTCGAGGTGCTGAAGGCCAATTACGGAACCGGTGCCTTTCCCGTGACCCCGGGACACGAATTCGCCGGCATCGTTACCCAGGTCGGCCCCGGCGTCGACGGGCTGACCGAGGGCGACCGGGTCGTCGTCGACCCGAACATCGAATGCGGCCGGTGCCGCGCCTGCCGCCGCGGCCACGCGCATCTCTGCGAAACGCTTGGCGCGTATGGCGTGACCCGCGACGGCGGTTTCGCCGAGTTCTGCATCCTGCGGGCCGGTGCGCTGCACCCGATCGGCGACCTTCCCTTCGGACGCGCCGCGCTGGCCGAGCCGATGGGATGCGTCTTGAACGCGCTGGGTGCCGTCCATGACGCCAAGGTCGAGCGGGCGCTGATCTTCGGGGCCGGGCCGATGGGTCTGCTGATGGCCTTGGCGATGCATATGCGCGGGACGGCCGACATCACCTTCGTCGATACCGACGAAGCCCGCGTGGAGCTGGCCCGCGGCTTCGGCTTCGCGGCCCTTGCCGCCGATGCGGGCGAATTGACCGCCCATCGGCGCGCCGCCGACCTGGCCATCGACGCGACCGGCGTGCCGGCGGTGGCGGCCGGGCTGACCGATTACGTGGCCGATGGCGGCGGGGCGCTCTATTTCGGCATCTGCCCGGTCGAAGGCCGGATCGAGATCTCTCCATTCGAGGTCTTCCGCCGTCAGTTGACGCTGGCCGGGACCCATTCGCTCAACCACAACATCCCCGATGCGCTGCGGGCGATCGACGCCTGCGGGGAACCGCTCGACCGGATCGTGTCGCACCGGTTGCCGCTGGCGGAGATGCACCCGATCCTCTCGGGCGGGCCGCCCCGCGGCAGCCTCAAGATCCAAGCCGTGGCCGACTAA
- a CDS encoding D-amino acid aminotransferase — protein sequence MDKISTHEAEEDARNADILIWVNGKLTPRAEATVSVYDSGFMLGDGVWEGLRLYDGRWTFADEHMARLFEAAKAIDLQLGMTPDQVLAALEETRAANGMTTDAHARLMVTRGVKRLPFQHPRLSTQGPTMVIIMEHSRPRIPRPVTLATVPHLRGLPMTQDPKLNSHSKLNCILACIAAEKAGADEALMLDIHGFVNTTNACNFFIVRRGEVWTSTGDYCMNGITRQKVIDLCQANGIPVFERNFSLVDAYSADEAFLTGTFGAQTPVGMIDGRVIGTGEPGPTTARLRALYRELVAG from the coding sequence ATGGACAAGATCAGCACCCACGAGGCCGAGGAAGACGCCCGCAATGCCGACATCCTAATCTGGGTGAACGGCAAGCTGACGCCCCGGGCCGAGGCGACCGTCTCCGTGTATGACAGCGGCTTCATGCTGGGCGACGGCGTGTGGGAGGGGCTGCGCCTCTATGACGGGCGCTGGACCTTCGCGGACGAACACATGGCCCGTCTGTTTGAGGCGGCCAAGGCCATCGACCTGCAGCTCGGCATGACCCCCGACCAGGTCCTCGCCGCGCTGGAGGAGACGCGCGCCGCCAACGGCATGACCACCGACGCCCATGCCCGCCTGATGGTCACGCGCGGGGTCAAGCGCCTGCCGTTCCAGCATCCGCGCCTATCCACCCAGGGCCCGACCATGGTCATCATCATGGAACATTCGCGCCCCCGCATCCCACGCCCCGTGACGCTCGCCACGGTACCGCATCTGCGCGGCCTGCCGATGACGCAGGATCCGAAGCTCAACTCGCATTCCAAGCTCAACTGCATCCTCGCCTGCATCGCTGCCGAAAAGGCCGGCGCGGACGAGGCGCTGATGCTCGACATCCACGGCTTCGTGAATACGACCAACGCCTGCAATTTCTTCATCGTCCGACGGGGCGAGGTTTGGACCTCCACCGGCGACTACTGCATGAACGGCATCACGCGGCAGAAGGTCATCGACCTCTGCCAGGCGAACGGCATTCCGGTCTTCGAGCGGAATTTCTCCCTCGTCGATGCCTATTCCGCCGACGAGGCGTTCCTGACCGGCACATTCGGCGCCCAGACCCCGGTGGGCATGATCGACGGCCGGGTCATCGGCACCGGCGAACCGGGCCCGACGACGGCGCGGCTACGCGCGCTCTATCGCGAACTGGTCGCGGGTTGA
- a CDS encoding YggT family protein, translating to MTTLIDIALLLLNVAWFFAIAHIIMSWLINFGVLNLHQPIVAQLWDGLNRILEPAYARIRSILPATGALDLAPLVFILGIIILQMILADARASLMF from the coding sequence ATGACCACGCTGATCGATATCGCCCTGCTGCTGCTCAATGTCGCGTGGTTCTTCGCCATCGCGCATATCATCATGTCGTGGCTGATCAACTTCGGCGTTCTGAACCTGCATCAGCCGATCGTGGCGCAGCTCTGGGACGGGCTGAACCGGATACTGGAGCCGGCCTATGCCCGCATCCGGTCGATCCTGCCGGCCACCGGCGCGCTGGACCTGGCGCCGCTGGTCTTCATCCTTGGCATCATCATCCTGCAGATGATACTGGCCGACGCGCGCGCCTCTCTGATGTTCTAG
- a CDS encoding thioesterase family protein — protein sequence MYPFFRLGWQMFRARRLPPISPLDTHVSHHLCLPWDLDGFGELNNGRVLTLYDLGRFTSGVRIGLLAALRRRRWGLAVAGASIRYRRRITAMQRIEMRTRIAGWDARFFYVLQSMWVDGACCSQALLRTAVVARGRAVPAADVVDEIGWTGDAPDLPDWVAAWIAAEGTRPWPPVDLDAGATLPEGHIPPAP from the coding sequence ATGTATCCGTTTTTCCGCCTGGGCTGGCAGATGTTCCGCGCGCGGCGCCTGCCGCCGATCTCGCCGCTGGACACGCACGTGTCGCATCACCTGTGCCTGCCCTGGGACCTGGACGGTTTCGGCGAGCTGAACAACGGACGCGTCCTGACGCTCTACGATCTGGGTCGGTTCACGTCGGGCGTGCGCATCGGGCTCCTGGCGGCGTTGCGACGGCGGCGCTGGGGTCTGGCCGTGGCGGGGGCCAGCATCCGCTATCGCAGGCGGATCACGGCGATGCAGAGGATCGAGATGCGGACCCGGATCGCGGGTTGGGATGCGCGGTTCTTCTATGTGTTGCAGTCGATGTGGGTCGACGGCGCCTGCTGTTCGCAGGCCCTGCTGCGAACGGCCGTCGTCGCGCGGGGCCGCGCCGTGCCCGCCGCCGACGTCGTGGACGAGATCGGCTGGACGGGTGATGCGCCGGACCTGCCCGACTGGGTTGCCGCCTGGATCGCGGCCGAGGGGACGCGGCCCTGGCCGCCCGTTGACCTGGACGCAGGGGCCACGCTGCCCGAAGGGCACATCCCGCCCGCACCCTGA
- a CDS encoding MFS transporter: MTDIALGRRVRGWMMFDFASQPYNTLLLTFIFGPYFASAVMEDPVAAQSAWGFAIGFAGLAIALLAPVLGALADASGRHLGWIWLFSGLYVLGSGALWFAVPGAEVVWPVLLVFCLGLIGMEFATIFTNAMLPGLGARDDLGRISGSGWALGYVGGVIALILMLTLFAENADGVTLIGIAPILGLDPDMREGTRFVGPFTALWFVVFMVPFFLWVRPVARPVGVALPLGPALRGLWGTVRALPARRSFASYLGASMLYRDGLNGLYTFGGIYTAGVLGWSVVDIGVFGILAAVTGAIFAWIGGRADTARGPKPVITFCIVTLLVVTVLVVTVTRDTVFLVPVGPNSALPDIAFYVMGAIIGAAGGALQASSRTMLVRQADPARMTEGFGLYALAGKATAFLAPFLIGAVTLASGSQQVGILPVAGLFTLGLILLVWVEPEGEPA; encoded by the coding sequence ATGACCGACATCGCGCTTGGGCGCCGGGTGCGTGGCTGGATGATGTTCGACTTCGCGTCGCAGCCCTACAACACGCTGCTGCTGACGTTCATCTTCGGCCCCTATTTCGCCAGCGCGGTGATGGAGGACCCCGTCGCCGCGCAATCGGCCTGGGGCTTCGCGATCGGCTTCGCGGGACTGGCCATCGCGCTGCTGGCGCCGGTGCTGGGCGCGCTGGCGGATGCATCGGGGCGGCATCTGGGGTGGATCTGGCTGTTCTCGGGTCTTTATGTCCTGGGCTCGGGCGCGCTGTGGTTCGCCGTGCCGGGCGCGGAGGTGGTCTGGCCCGTGCTGCTGGTCTTCTGCCTCGGCCTGATCGGGATGGAGTTCGCGACGATCTTCACCAACGCAATGCTGCCGGGCCTGGGCGCGCGCGACGACCTGGGGCGCATTTCCGGCTCGGGCTGGGCGCTGGGTTATGTCGGCGGGGTGATCGCGTTGATCCTGATGCTGACCCTGTTTGCCGAGAATGCGGACGGCGTGACGTTGATCGGCATCGCCCCGATCCTCGGGCTGGATCCGGACATGCGCGAGGGAACGCGTTTCGTGGGCCCGTTCACGGCGCTCTGGTTCGTGGTCTTCATGGTTCCGTTCTTCCTTTGGGTCCGCCCCGTGGCGCGACCGGTCGGTGTGGCGCTGCCGCTGGGACCGGCGCTGCGCGGGCTCTGGGGCACGGTCCGGGCGCTGCCGGCGCGGCGCAGCTTCGCAAGCTATCTGGGCGCGTCGATGCTGTACCGCGACGGGTTGAACGGCCTCTACACCTTCGGGGGGATCTACACCGCCGGGGTGCTGGGCTGGTCGGTGGTCGATATCGGCGTCTTCGGCATCCTGGCGGCGGTGACGGGCGCGATCTTCGCCTGGATCGGGGGGCGCGCCGACACCGCAAGGGGGCCAAAGCCGGTCATCACGTTCTGCATCGTCACATTGCTGGTGGTGACGGTGCTGGTGGTCACGGTCACGCGCGACACCGTGTTTCTGGTGCCGGTCGGACCGAATTCGGCGCTGCCCGACATCGCGTTCTACGTGATGGGCGCGATCATCGGCGCGGCGGGCGGGGCGCTGCAGGCGTCGAGCCGGACGATGCTGGTGCGCCAGGCCGATCCGGCGCGGATGACCGAAGGCTTCGGCCTCTACGCGCTGGCGGGCAAGGCCACGGCCTTCCTGGCGCCGTTCCTGATCGGGGCCGTCACGCTGGCGAGCGGATCGCAGCAGGTGGGGATCCTGCCGGTCGCGGGCCTCTTCACCCTCGGGCTGATCCTGCTAGTCTGGGTTGAACCGGAAGGGGAACCTGCATGA
- the mepA gene encoding penicillin-insensitive murein endopeptidase encodes MIRLIFLCAALLAAPAQAQLAKELFGAQRAGSAQRAEPFGSYSRGCAAGLVQLAETGPSWQAMRLSRNRNWGHPELIDLVQDLGRHMDRIGWGGIYVGDMSQPRGGPMTSGHRSHQIGLDADVWLYPATDMTLSVRQRENLSAVSMRRAEGAFVNDNWSRGQHELVKKAAQDPRTARIFIFPGAKVRMCEDETGDRSWLRKVRPWWGHHYHIHIRISCPRGARACINQDPPPPGDGCAEARQWVNNILNPPPPDPNAPAPAPRRELRMADLPQQCAAVLSSR; translated from the coding sequence ATGATCCGACTGATTTTCCTGTGCGCCGCGTTGCTGGCGGCACCCGCCCAGGCCCAGCTCGCCAAGGAGTTGTTCGGGGCGCAGCGCGCCGGATCCGCCCAGCGGGCGGAACCCTTCGGCAGCTATTCGCGCGGCTGCGCGGCGGGGCTGGTGCAACTGGCCGAGACCGGGCCCAGCTGGCAGGCCATGCGCCTGTCGCGCAACCGCAACTGGGGTCATCCCGAACTGATCGACCTGGTCCAGGACCTGGGCCGCCACATGGACCGGATCGGCTGGGGCGGGATCTATGTCGGCGACATGAGCCAGCCGCGCGGCGGGCCGATGACGTCCGGCCATCGCAGCCACCAGATCGGGCTGGACGCGGATGTCTGGCTGTACCCGGCGACCGACATGACCCTTTCGGTACGCCAGCGCGAGAACCTGTCCGCCGTATCGATGCGCCGGGCCGAGGGCGCTTTCGTCAACGACAACTGGTCGCGCGGACAGCACGAACTGGTCAAGAAGGCCGCGCAGGACCCGCGCACGGCGCGGATCTTCATCTTTCCGGGCGCCAAGGTGCGGATGTGCGAGGACGAGACGGGCGACCGGTCCTGGCTGCGCAAGGTCCGGCCCTGGTGGGGGCACCATTATCACATTCATATCCGCATTTCCTGCCCGCGCGGCGCGCGCGCCTGCATCAACCAGGACCCGCCGCCGCCAGGCGACGGCTGCGCCGAGGCGCGGCAATGGGTGAACAACATCCTGAACCCGCCGCCGCCCGATCCGAATGCCCCCGCCCCCGCCCCGCGCCGGGAGTTGCGGATGGCGGATCTGCCGCAGCAATGCGCCGCGGTCCTCTCCTCGCGCTGA
- a CDS encoding esterase-like activity of phytase family protein: MRRGPLLALTLLAAPVSAAEFLGNHVWEPGFAGAGGYSALWLAPDGADMVVLSDRGGWVRGRLARDADGVVREVEVEERGHLLRSTGEALEGRESDAEAIARVGGDFFVAFEGTHRVMRHDGIGAVPDRMALPDGFAGLQGNSGLEALAADAGGALYAIPERSGELDRPFPVYRYMNGEWTVPFGLRRDGRFLVAGADIGPDGRLYLLERDFLLLGFRSRVRSFDLQGGDERLEFESAVGRHDNLEGIAVWRDGEGRLRATMVSDDNQRPLVQRTEFVDYLLD; this comes from the coding sequence ATGCGCCGCGGTCCTCTCCTCGCGCTGACCCTGCTGGCGGCGCCGGTTTCCGCGGCCGAGTTCCTGGGCAATCACGTCTGGGAGCCGGGATTCGCGGGTGCCGGCGGCTATTCGGCGCTGTGGCTGGCGCCGGACGGGGCCGACATGGTGGTGCTGTCCGACCGGGGCGGGTGGGTCCGCGGCCGGCTGGCCCGCGATGCGGACGGCGTGGTGCGCGAAGTGGAGGTGGAGGAGCGCGGGCATCTGCTGCGCTCGACCGGCGAGGCGCTGGAAGGGCGCGAGAGCGATGCCGAGGCGATCGCGCGCGTCGGTGGTGACTTCTTCGTGGCGTTCGAGGGCACGCATCGCGTGATGCGCCATGACGGGATCGGCGCCGTGCCCGATCGCATGGCCCTGCCGGACGGGTTCGCCGGGCTGCAGGGCAATTCCGGGTTGGAGGCCCTGGCCGCGGATGCGGGCGGCGCGCTCTATGCCATTCCCGAAAGGTCCGGGGAACTGGACCGGCCGTTTCCGGTCTATCGCTACATGAATGGCGAATGGACCGTGCCGTTCGGACTGCGCCGCGACGGTCGGTTCCTGGTCGCCGGGGCCGATATCGGGCCGGATGGACGGCTGTATTTGTTGGAGCGGGACTTCCTGCTGCTGGGGTTTCGCAGCCGCGTCCGCAGCTTCGACCTGCAAGGCGGCGACGAACGGCTGGAGTTCGAGAGCGCCGTGGGCCGGCACGACAACCTGGAGGGGATCGCCGTCTGGCGCGATGGGGAGGGGCGGCTTCGCGCGACGATGGTATCCGACGACAATCAGCGCCCGCTGGTCCAGCGGACGGAATTCGTCGACTACCTGCTTGATTGA
- a CDS encoding TIGR00730 family Rossman fold protein, with the protein MTDHPRNHPLREAREDRQTASTVPDTAQTRSPAYRLAFTDEDFLCRDELRPVRLQLELMKPALLMDEAEVTSTVVLFGGARIPRPENADRARTDTLRDLATQYDEARRFARLVTERSIRDSGGRENVIVTGGGPGVMEAGNRGALDAGGRSVGLNIVLPHEQAPNGYVTPELSFNFHYFAIRKMHFLMRASAICVFPGGFGTLDELFEALTLIQTGRMERVPFLLFGEAFWRGILNWDALQEAGTIGADDLELFRFVETAEDALALMDDWPLPRTRREHLPDRVEA; encoded by the coding sequence ATGACCGACCATCCCCGGAACCACCCGCTGCGCGAAGCCCGCGAAGACCGGCAGACCGCCAGCACGGTGCCCGACACCGCGCAGACCCGTTCGCCCGCCTATCGCCTGGCCTTCACCGACGAGGATTTCCTTTGCCGTGACGAGCTGCGCCCCGTCCGTCTGCAACTGGAATTGATGAAGCCCGCCCTGCTGATGGATGAGGCGGAGGTGACGTCGACCGTCGTCCTTTTCGGGGGCGCCCGCATCCCCCGCCCCGAAAACGCGGACCGCGCCCGCACCGATACGCTGCGCGACCTCGCGACCCAGTACGACGAGGCGCGCCGCTTCGCGCGGCTCGTGACCGAACGCTCGATCCGCGACAGCGGCGGGCGCGAGAACGTCATCGTCACCGGCGGCGGCCCCGGCGTGATGGAGGCCGGCAATCGCGGCGCCCTGGATGCGGGCGGCCGCAGCGTCGGCCTCAACATCGTGCTGCCGCACGAACAGGCGCCGAACGGATACGTCACGCCGGAGCTGTCGTTCAACTTCCACTATTTCGCGATCCGCAAGATGCACTTTCTGATGCGGGCCAGCGCGATCTGCGTCTTCCCCGGCGGCTTCGGCACGCTGGACGAGCTGTTCGAGGCGCTGACCCTGATCCAGACCGGACGCATGGAACGCGTGCCGTTCCTGTTGTTCGGCGAGGCGTTCTGGCGCGGCATCTTGAACTGGGACGCGTTGCAGGAGGCGGGCACCATCGGTGCCGACGACCTGGAGCTGTTCCGCTTCGTCGAGACGGCGGAGGACGCCCTGGCCCTGATGGACGATTGGCCCCTGCCGCGCACCCGGCGCGAACATCTGCCCGACCGCGTGGAGGCTTGA
- a CDS encoding serine/threonine dehydratase encodes MDWTGEIAAARARIAGHARVTPIARLNLGGFDVEVKLEQMQHTGSFKARGAFNTLLSVEVPAAGVVAASGGNHGAAVAFAAARLGFPAHVFVPEVAGAAKIALIERAGATCHVVPGLYADALERARAHEAETGAMQVHAYDAVPTVAGQGTCFAEWDDQGLQADTMLVAVGGGGLIAGALAWWGGRRRVVAVEPERSRALHAALEAGAPVDVEVGGVAANALGARRIGSICFDLARDMDSMTVPDDAITRAQRMLWQEARMLVEPAGACALAALLCGAYVPDADERVAVLICGANPAPDPLAAF; translated from the coding sequence ATGGATTGGACGGGGGAAATCGCGGCGGCGCGCGCACGGATCGCGGGGCATGCGCGGGTGACGCCGATCGCACGGCTCAACCTCGGCGGCTTCGACGTCGAGGTGAAGCTGGAACAGATGCAGCACACCGGCAGCTTCAAGGCCCGCGGCGCGTTCAACACGCTTCTGTCGGTGGAGGTGCCGGCGGCGGGCGTGGTCGCCGCGTCTGGCGGGAACCACGGCGCGGCGGTGGCCTTCGCGGCGGCGCGACTGGGGTTTCCGGCCCATGTCTTCGTGCCGGAGGTGGCAGGTGCCGCGAAGATCGCGCTGATCGAGCGGGCGGGCGCGACCTGTCATGTGGTGCCGGGTCTCTACGCCGATGCGTTGGAGCGGGCGCGGGCGCATGAGGCGGAGACCGGCGCGATGCAGGTTCATGCCTATGACGCCGTGCCGACGGTCGCCGGGCAGGGGACGTGCTTTGCCGAATGGGACGATCAGGGATTGCAGGCCGACACGATGCTGGTCGCCGTGGGTGGTGGCGGGTTGATCGCAGGCGCGCTGGCCTGGTGGGGCGGTCGGCGGCGTGTCGTCGCGGTCGAGCCGGAGCGATCCCGCGCGCTGCACGCCGCGCTGGAGGCGGGGGCGCCGGTCGATGTGGAGGTCGGTGGCGTCGCGGCCAACGCGCTGGGCGCGCGGCGGATCGGGTCGATCTGCTTCGACCTGGCGCGCGATATGGACAGCATGACGGTGCCGGACGATGCGATCACGCGGGCCCAGCGGATGCTGTGGCAGGAGGCGCGGATGCTGGTGGAGCCGGCGGGTGCCTGCGCCCTGGCGGCGCTGTTGTGCGGGGCCTACGTGCCGGATGCGGACGAACGCGTGGCGGTGCTGATCTGCGGCGCGAACCCGGCTCCGGATCCGTTGGCGGCGTTCTAG
- a CDS encoding DMT family transporter, whose translation MPSTVALPIALIIIAGGLAALQAPMNAALGRSLGSPVAAAAISFGVGFAALLTLTFALGHGAMLERARAVDARLLLGGLLGAFYVWATLWAVPVLGIVTAVSGMILGQIVIALILDAFGPFGLPTHAITPTRLAAGALVACGLILSRL comes from the coding sequence ATGCCCTCCACCGTCGCCCTGCCCATCGCCCTCATCATCATCGCCGGCGGGCTCGCCGCCCTGCAGGCGCCCATGAACGCAGCGCTCGGGCGGAGTCTCGGCAGTCCAGTCGCGGCGGCGGCGATCTCGTTCGGCGTCGGGTTCGCCGCCCTTCTGACGCTGACCTTCGCGCTCGGCCATGGGGCCATGCTCGAACGGGCCCGCGCCGTCGATGCCCGCCTTCTGCTGGGTGGATTGCTGGGCGCCTTCTATGTCTGGGCGACCCTCTGGGCCGTGCCGGTCCTCGGCATCGTCACGGCCGTGTCGGGCATGATCCTGGGCCAGATCGTCATCGCGCTCATCCTCGACGCGTTCGGCCCCTTCGGCCTGCCCACACATGCGATCACGCCGACCCGCCTGGCCGCGGGGGCGCTCGTCGCATGCGGGCTGATCCTGTCGCGCCTCTAG